One window of Triticum dicoccoides isolate Atlit2015 ecotype Zavitan chromosome 5A, WEW_v2.0, whole genome shotgun sequence genomic DNA carries:
- the LOC119304294 gene encoding GATA transcription factor 2-like: MAPEWEAALGMELGMGSHYHHAPPSAAASPMNHHHHHHHSAYTHSQPPHQYHFYGGAAGGDGTADPMRVDEMLDLSSHLGAHDFFSGANNGGAGQGGDNAPAPPAAAAASSSDHQHHHPSSFNLSFADEFYLPVPTEEAAELEWLSNFVDDSYPDIPNYPPAVQAAMAAAARNGGVVVKQENSASAAAPGRGARSKRSRAASAAAAAWHALAPRQPSPSSSSSSSDSKPARSGGGGGVKKSGLVVGAAELGGGGDQNGEVRRCTHCASEKTPQWRTGPLGPKTLCNACGVRYKSGRLVPEYRPAASPTFVLTQHSNSHRKVMELRRQNELVHLRGGVGGGVVSASSGSGGAAEHMFRDYGVC, translated from the exons ATGGCGCCGGAGTGGGAGGCAGCCTTGGGCATGGAGCTCGGCATGGGCTCGCACTACCACCACGCGCCGCCATCCGCTGCCGCCTCGCCCatgaaccaccaccaccaccaccaccactcggccTACACCCACTCCCAGCCCCCGCACCAGTACCATTTCTACGGGGGCGCCGCGGGCggggacggcaccgccgaccccatgCGCGTCGACGAGATGCTCGACCTCTCCTCACACCTCGGCGCGCACGACTTCTTCTCCGGCGCGAATAATGGCGGCGCCGGCCAGGGCGGCGACAACGCGCCGGCCCCGCCTGCGGCTGCTGCGGCCTCCTCGTcggaccaccagcaccaccacccgtCGTCCTTCAACCTCTCCTTCGCCGACGAGTTTTACCTGCCTGTCCCG ACTGAGGAAGCCGCGGAGCTGGAGTGGCTGTCCAACTTCGTGGACGACTCCTACCCGGACATCCCCAACTACCCGCCGGCCGTGCAGGCGGCGATGGCGGCCGCCGCGAGGAACGGGGGCGTCGTGGTGAAGCAGGAGAATTCCGCGTCGGCGGCCGCGCCTGGCCGCGGCGCGCGGAGCAAGAGGTCGCGGGCGGCCTCCGCGGCCGCGGCCGCATGGCACGCCCTGGCGCCGCGCCAGCCGTCcccgtcctcgtcctcgtcgtccTCCGACTCGAAGCCGGCGCGgtcaggcggcggcggtggcgtcaagAAGAGCGGGCTCGTGGTTGGGGCAGCCGAGCTAGGGGGCGGAGGGGACCAGAACGGCGAGGTGCGTCGGTGCACGCACTGCGCGTCGGAGAAGACGCCGCAGTGGCGGACGGGGCCGCTGGGGCCCAAGACGCTGTGCAACGCGTGCGGGGTGCGGTACAAGTCGGGGCGGCTGGTGCCGGAGTACCGCCCGGCGGCGAGCCCCACGTTCGTGCTGACGCAGCACTCCAACTCCCACCGCAAGGTGATGGAGCTGCGCCGGCAGAACGAGCTGGTCCACCTCCGCGGCGGCGTGGGCGGGGGCGTCGTGTCGGCGTCCTCCGGCTCCGGCGGCGCGGCGGAGCACATGTTCCGCGACTACGGCGTGTGCTGA